A genomic window from Anthocerotibacter panamensis C109 includes:
- a CDS encoding glutathione peroxidase produces the protein MSSLFNFTVNDIHGQPVDLSTYADHVCLVVNVASYCGYTPHYRGLQQLYNDYQDKGLVVLGFPCNDFGAQEPGTEAEILSFCTTHYSVNFPLFAKVKIKGDEPDAVYRFLGAEQVQWNFHKFLTNKKGEVIRSYPSSVTPDTPQLRQTIETLLGQ, from the coding sequence ATGAGTTCACTCTTTAACTTCACCGTAAACGATATCCATGGTCAGCCCGTGGACCTTTCCACCTATGCAGACCATGTCTGTCTGGTCGTCAATGTGGCCTCCTACTGCGGCTACACCCCGCACTATCGGGGCCTACAACAGCTCTATAACGACTACCAAGATAAGGGTCTGGTCGTGCTGGGCTTTCCCTGCAACGACTTCGGGGCGCAGGAACCGGGCACGGAAGCGGAGATCTTGAGCTTTTGCACCACCCACTACAGTGTCAATTTCCCACTCTTTGCCAAGGTGAAGATCAAAGGGGATGAACCCGACGCAGTCTACCGCTTTCTGGGTGCAGAGCAGGTCCAGTGGAATTTTCATAAGTTTCTCACCAACAAAAAGGGCGAAGTTATCCGCTCCTACCCTTCCTCTGTGACCCCCGATACCCCCCAACTGCGCCAGACCATCGAGACTTTGCTCGGCCAATGA
- a CDS encoding fasciclin domain-containing protein has product MTQDQADNTLASALADAAREGPFTTLALALIMAQLEPTAHKGGPFTVFAPTDDAFAQLPSHTHDSLLDVEQKGFLVHLLGYHVIPGRYLAGELPQGAVQTLTEEALTIQHQGQEIFVNDARILQGNILTENGIIHIIDRVLLPS; this is encoded by the coding sequence ATGACCCAAGACCAAGCCGACAACACCCTAGCCAGTGCTCTAGCCGATGCTGCCCGAGAGGGGCCATTTACCACCCTAGCTCTGGCTTTGATCATGGCGCAATTGGAGCCAACGGCCCATAAAGGGGGGCCGTTTACCGTCTTTGCCCCCACTGATGATGCCTTTGCGCAACTCCCGAGCCACACGCACGATAGCCTGCTTGATGTGGAGCAAAAGGGCTTTCTGGTTCATTTGCTGGGTTACCATGTGATCCCCGGTCGTTACTTGGCCGGTGAACTGCCCCAAGGGGCTGTTCAGACCTTAACGGAAGAAGCATTGACCATCCAACACCAAGGCCAGGAGATTTTTGTCAACGACGCGCGAATCCTCCAGGGCAATATTCTTACGGAGAACGGCATTATCCATATCATCGACCGGGTGCTACTCCCGTCCTGA
- a CDS encoding M61 family metallopeptidase, with translation MGFWRWAGSSVVGLAVLPPAVSAVGITYTVAMPDPTNHYYQVQMQVSEVPAEPQHLVMPVWTPGSYLVREFARNVQGVQAVDSQGQPLTVTKTDKHTWKIAGTSTGGFTVNYQVYANELTVRSSHLTSDHGYFNGASIFPYLDGYKETPITLVIQPAATFKKIATGLPLVSEKNNTFQAQNYDILVDSPVLVGNFKEYSFTVRNVPHRLILDGQGNYDAPQLTNDVKKIVEEQSRTMGTIPYPDYTFLMLLSATGSGGLEHLNSTSLQVGFDRFKPAINYRRVLGLVSHEFFHLWNVKRIRPLGLGPFDYTREVYTNNLWIAEGTTSYYDDLFVRRAGLMETDIYLQNLADAIKDYQQTPGRLVQSLAQASFDTWIKYYRPDENSVNSSISYYDKGALVSFLLDMELRRLTDNRQSLDDVLRLMNQNFGQPGQPGYTDRDFQQTCEKVAGTGLADFFQKSVYTTAELDFKPALALAGLALKTESSKGEDDPKKRAYFGADIRNETGPALITNVRSATPAALAGLNAGDDLIAIDGIRVDASSYKQRLADYLPPATVQFTVVRDRKLLVLPVTLQPQPDDIYKIARLPKPTAQQRAIYESWLKDTWKK, from the coding sequence ATGGGATTTTGGCGGTGGGCTGGTAGTTCGGTGGTGGGGCTGGCGGTCCTGCCGCCAGCAGTAAGCGCAGTGGGCATTACCTATACTGTCGCCATGCCCGACCCGACCAACCACTACTATCAAGTCCAGATGCAGGTGTCAGAAGTTCCCGCTGAGCCCCAGCATCTGGTCATGCCCGTTTGGACTCCAGGCTCTTATCTGGTCCGCGAGTTTGCCCGCAATGTGCAGGGGGTTCAGGCTGTAGATTCCCAAGGGCAGCCTCTCACTGTCACCAAGACCGACAAACACACCTGGAAGATTGCGGGGACATCCACCGGGGGGTTCACGGTTAACTATCAGGTCTACGCCAACGAACTGACCGTCCGCAGTAGCCACCTCACCAGTGACCATGGCTACTTTAATGGAGCCAGTATCTTTCCCTATCTGGATGGCTACAAAGAAACTCCGATAACACTGGTCATCCAGCCCGCTGCAACCTTTAAAAAGATTGCCACGGGTCTGCCGTTGGTCTCTGAAAAAAACAACACTTTTCAGGCCCAAAACTACGACATCCTGGTGGACTCCCCGGTCTTAGTAGGCAACTTCAAGGAATATTCCTTTACAGTCCGCAATGTCCCTCACCGCCTTATCCTGGACGGTCAGGGTAACTACGATGCCCCCCAGCTGACCAACGATGTAAAAAAGATCGTCGAAGAGCAGTCGCGGACCATGGGCACCATCCCATACCCGGATTACACGTTCCTCATGCTCCTGAGCGCGACGGGCAGCGGCGGGCTCGAACATCTCAACTCCACCTCGCTCCAGGTGGGCTTTGACCGTTTCAAGCCCGCTATCAACTACCGGCGGGTCCTAGGGCTGGTCTCCCATGAGTTTTTCCATCTCTGGAACGTGAAGCGGATTCGCCCTTTGGGTCTCGGTCCTTTCGACTATACCCGCGAAGTTTACACCAACAACCTCTGGATTGCCGAGGGCACAACCAGTTATTACGATGACCTTTTTGTGCGACGGGCGGGCTTAATGGAGACCGACATCTATCTGCAAAACCTAGCCGATGCGATCAAAGACTACCAGCAGACCCCCGGACGTCTGGTGCAAAGTTTGGCTCAGGCGAGTTTTGACACCTGGATTAAGTACTATCGTCCCGACGAAAACTCGGTCAATTCCAGCATCTCCTACTACGACAAGGGGGCTCTGGTGAGCTTCTTGCTCGATATGGAACTACGCAGGCTGACCGACAACCGCCAATCGCTAGATGACGTGCTGCGCCTGATGAACCAAAACTTTGGACAGCCGGGACAGCCGGGGTACACAGACCGCGATTTCCAGCAAACCTGCGAAAAGGTCGCAGGCACCGGACTCGCGGACTTCTTTCAAAAAAGCGTCTACACCACCGCCGAATTGGACTTCAAGCCAGCCTTGGCGCTGGCGGGTCTTGCGCTCAAGACCGAAAGCTCGAAGGGCGAGGATGACCCCAAAAAACGCGCCTACTTCGGAGCCGATATCCGCAACGAGACGGGGCCTGCGCTCATCACCAATGTCCGCAGTGCCACCCCTGCTGCTCTGGCTGGACTCAACGCCGGAGATGATCTGATTGCTATAGATGGCATCCGTGTCGATGCCTCCTCCTATAAGCAACGCCTCGCTGATTACCTGCCTCCAGCTACGGTGCAGTTCACCGTCGTGCGCGACCGTAAACTCCTGGTCCTGCCCGTTACCCTGCAGCCACAACCCGATGACATCTACAAAATAGCCCGCCTGCCCAAACCTACGGCCCAACAGCGAGCTATCTACGAATCCTGGCTCAAGGACACCTGGAAGAAATAG
- a CDS encoding PAS domain-containing protein, which yields MVLPREILDSLPCGVVVTDASNCVILWNQTMAEITGINPHQAEGELIFRWFPELETLAVNARVPFHRNGQMLQVQKRFLTEGHSWTFQPGSVEPLDSAQIDFVSTVSHELRIPLTSIKGFVDTLLRSRAQLNEEQQVKFLNIIKQQADRLTRLAEDLLTMSRIQSGRVRSLPEGLQVREAVERILENLTQKALDHMLVWDIPDDLPPVWADRDRLEQIFTNLLDNAFKYSAPGAPVRIMACVDATDPLFLAISIVDRGIGIDRGALEHIFDRFYRAENAASQGNGSTGLGLYITRSLVESLGGRVAVESVVNQGSTFTVWLPIAPRLPQQAPDSHAQG from the coding sequence ATGGTTTTGCCCCGAGAAATCTTAGACTCTCTGCCCTGTGGTGTTGTGGTCACGGATGCCTCCAATTGCGTCATCTTATGGAATCAAACCATGGCTGAGATAACCGGCATTAACCCCCACCAAGCTGAGGGTGAGTTGATTTTCCGCTGGTTTCCCGAACTGGAAACGTTGGCGGTCAATGCTAGGGTACCTTTTCACCGCAACGGTCAGATGCTTCAGGTCCAAAAACGCTTTTTGACGGAGGGACATAGTTGGACCTTCCAGCCTGGGAGCGTGGAACCGTTGGACAGTGCTCAAATAGATTTTGTCTCGACGGTCTCTCATGAATTACGCATCCCCCTTACTTCGATCAAAGGCTTTGTAGACACGCTCTTGCGCTCCCGTGCTCAATTGAACGAGGAGCAACAGGTTAAATTTCTAAATATTATCAAGCAACAGGCTGACCGTCTTACCCGTCTGGCAGAAGACCTGTTGACCATGTCGCGGATCCAATCAGGACGAGTCCGCAGCTTACCTGAGGGGCTCCAGGTCCGCGAAGCGGTCGAGCGTATTCTTGAGAACCTGACGCAAAAAGCTCTAGACCACATGCTGGTCTGGGATATACCTGACGACCTACCCCCGGTCTGGGCTGACCGGGACCGCCTGGAGCAGATTTTCACGAACTTGCTGGACAATGCTTTTAAGTATTCTGCACCTGGGGCTCCTGTACGGATTATGGCCTGCGTGGATGCCACAGACCCCTTGTTTTTGGCTATCAGTATTGTGGACCGGGGCATCGGTATTGACCGTGGTGCCTTAGAACATATCTTTGACCGCTTCTACCGGGCTGAGAATGCTGCTAGCCAGGGGAACGGAAGCACTGGGCTTGGGCTATATATCACGCGCTCCCTGGTGGAGAGTTTGGGCGGGCGCGTAGCGGTAGAGAGTGTTGTGAATCAAGGGAGTACGTTCACAGTCTGGCTTCCCATCGCCCCTAGACTCCCGCAACAAGCCCCAGACTCCCATGCCCAAGGCTAG
- a CDS encoding response regulator transcription factor codes for MPRILIIDDDPSILELVSVNLDMAGYEVCRAGDGIKGQAMAMQLLPDLVILDLILPSVDGFTVCQRLRRNERTADIPVLMLTALSSIKDKVEGFNAGADDYLTKPFEIEELLARVRALLRRTDHIPVAAKHAEILSFGPLTLIPERFEAIWFGQTVKLTHLEFELLHCLLQRHGQTVSPSEILKEVWGYDPDDDIETIRVHIRHLRTKLEPDPRHPGFIRTVYGAGYCLELPSSFTHEVNSAE; via the coding sequence ATGCCAAGAATTCTCATAATTGATGATGACCCCTCCATCTTGGAGCTGGTCTCTGTCAATTTAGACATGGCTGGCTACGAGGTTTGCCGGGCTGGGGACGGTATTAAAGGCCAAGCTATGGCGATGCAGCTATTGCCGGATCTGGTCATCCTTGACCTCATCCTCCCCAGTGTCGATGGCTTCACGGTCTGTCAGCGCTTGCGTCGCAATGAGCGCACCGCCGACATTCCCGTCCTGATGCTCACCGCACTTTCCAGTATCAAAGATAAAGTCGAAGGTTTCAATGCTGGAGCCGATGATTACCTGACCAAACCTTTCGAGATCGAAGAACTCCTGGCTCGGGTACGAGCACTCCTGCGCCGCACCGACCACATCCCGGTCGCAGCCAAACATGCAGAAATCCTGTCTTTTGGTCCTTTGACCCTCATTCCCGAACGGTTTGAGGCTATCTGGTTCGGGCAGACCGTCAAGCTTACGCATCTGGAGTTTGAGCTGCTCCATTGCCTGTTGCAGCGCCACGGGCAGACCGTTTCCCCCAGCGAAATCCTCAAGGAAGTTTGGGGCTATGACCCTGACGACGATATCGAGACGATCCGCGTCCACATTCGCCACCTGCGCACCAAACTCGAACCGGACCCCCGGCATCCCGGCTTTATCCGTACCGTCTACGGTGCGGGCTACTGTTTGGAATTGCCTTCCTCCTTCACCCATGAGGTGAACTCAGCCGAGTAG
- the aroC gene encoding chorismate synthase has product MLRFLTAGESHGPGLTIIVEGTPAGLPLLPTDVNRELARRQVGFGRGGRMTIEKDEVTFTGGVRLGETIGSPIAMTLVNRDFQHWQIPMSVTPVDLGDPEVRAQVEAKAITRLRPGHADYPGAIKYGLDDVRNILERSSARETTARVAAGAIAKQLLRQFNIHIHSHVVAIGGVGENLRPDLPTPEEWKELFTSIEDNDLRTAPANYDAMRARVVEAAKGGYTLGGTVEIVVYGAIPVGLGSHVHWDRRIDGLLAGAVMSVHTVKGVGVGVGSDCARLIGAEVQDEFTQGEHGEIARTSNHAGGIEGGMTNGQPILMHAYLKPLPTMRNALQSVDLLTHETFAAHYERSDTCAVPAGGVVCEAMVALVLAQEIQKKYGGDSLAEMLRHSRA; this is encoded by the coding sequence ATGTTACGCTTTTTGACCGCCGGAGAGTCCCACGGCCCAGGATTGACCATCATCGTCGAAGGGACGCCCGCCGGACTCCCCCTCCTTCCCACAGATGTGAATCGGGAACTCGCCCGCCGTCAGGTCGGATTTGGGCGCGGTGGGCGGATGACCATTGAGAAGGACGAAGTGACCTTTACCGGCGGTGTCCGCTTGGGGGAGACCATCGGCTCGCCCATCGCCATGACCCTTGTCAACCGCGACTTTCAGCATTGGCAAATCCCGATGTCTGTGACCCCGGTCGACCTTGGTGACCCGGAAGTCCGCGCCCAAGTCGAAGCCAAAGCCATCACCCGCCTGCGCCCTGGTCATGCCGACTATCCTGGAGCGATCAAATACGGACTCGACGATGTGCGCAATATCCTGGAGCGCTCCAGCGCCCGCGAGACCACGGCGCGGGTCGCAGCAGGAGCCATCGCCAAACAACTACTCCGCCAGTTTAATATCCACATCCACTCCCATGTGGTCGCCATCGGTGGGGTCGGCGAAAATCTGCGCCCCGATCTGCCTACCCCCGAAGAATGGAAAGAACTCTTCACCAGCATTGAGGACAACGACCTGCGCACTGCCCCCGCCAACTACGACGCCATGCGGGCACGGGTTGTCGAAGCGGCTAAAGGCGGCTACACCCTCGGGGGCACTGTGGAAATCGTGGTCTACGGCGCAATTCCAGTGGGGTTGGGCTCCCACGTCCATTGGGACCGGCGCATCGACGGGTTGCTTGCCGGAGCAGTGATGTCGGTCCACACCGTCAAAGGAGTCGGAGTCGGGGTCGGAAGCGACTGCGCCCGCTTGATAGGAGCCGAAGTCCAGGACGAATTTACCCAAGGAGAACACGGCGAAATTGCCCGCACCTCCAACCACGCCGGGGGCATCGAAGGCGGTATGACCAACGGCCAACCCATCCTCATGCACGCTTATCTCAAGCCCCTGCCCACGATGCGCAACGCCCTCCAATCCGTAGACCTGCTCACCCACGAGACTTTCGCCGCTCACTACGAGCGCTCCGACACCTGTGCTGTTCCTGCCGGGGGGGTGGTTTGTGAGGCGATGGTCGCTTTGGTTTTGGCGCAAGAGATCCAAAAAAAATACGGCGGGGATTCGCTTGCGGAGATGCTGCGCCATTCTCGGGCTTAG
- a CDS encoding NAD(+) kinase, with protein MGWEKVVIAYRADQPESSRMAEIWAQRLRAEGCQVLTGSTGPEHNPYPEFIQTWGETINLALILGGDGSTLAAARYLAPLGVPLLAVNVGGHLGFLTQNPAVLQADLLQRLSKGDFLNQERAMLQAVVEGQPTIRSLCLNEFILKPDNVNRLPMTVVNLEVDEESVDCYRGDGLIIATPTGSTSYSVAANGPILGLELRGISITPICPVSLSSRPIVLADNHRITVSASQPVDIPVRLWTDGVPVCALALHQRVYIQMAPLAARFLVLEREPSYFRTLREKLHWGSPTCDL; from the coding sequence GTGGGTTGGGAAAAGGTTGTCATTGCCTACCGGGCCGATCAGCCCGAAAGTTCGCGTATGGCGGAAATCTGGGCCCAGCGGCTACGGGCGGAAGGCTGTCAGGTCCTAACCGGTAGCACTGGCCCGGAGCACAATCCCTATCCTGAGTTTATTCAGACCTGGGGCGAGACGATCAACTTGGCATTGATCCTGGGTGGAGATGGCTCTACTTTGGCTGCTGCTCGCTACCTCGCTCCCTTGGGCGTCCCGCTACTCGCCGTCAATGTCGGCGGACACTTAGGCTTTTTGACCCAAAACCCGGCGGTACTCCAAGCTGACTTGCTCCAACGGCTGAGTAAAGGGGATTTCTTAAACCAGGAGCGAGCCATGCTCCAGGCTGTCGTCGAAGGTCAGCCGACGATCCGTTCGCTGTGCCTCAACGAATTTATCCTCAAACCGGACAACGTTAACCGTCTGCCCATGACAGTCGTCAATCTAGAGGTAGACGAGGAATCTGTAGACTGCTATCGAGGTGATGGCCTGATCATCGCCACCCCGACCGGCTCTACCTCCTACAGTGTCGCCGCCAATGGCCCTATCCTCGGCCTAGAACTGCGCGGCATTAGCATCACGCCCATCTGTCCCGTTTCTCTGTCTAGTCGCCCCATTGTCCTAGCCGACAACCACCGCATCACTGTCAGTGCCTCCCAACCCGTCGATATTCCGGTCAGACTGTGGACGGATGGCGTGCCGGTCTGTGCCCTAGCGCTCCACCAACGGGTCTACATCCAAATGGCCCCCCTCGCAGCCCGTTTCCTTGTCCTAGAGCGCGAACCTTCTTATTTCCGCACCTTGCGGGAGAAGTTACACTGGGGGAGCCCGACTTGTGACCTGTGA
- a CDS encoding site-2 protease family protein, whose protein sequence is MKRGFQIGTLFGIPFYLDPSWVVVAALMTLFYSFSFSGAGLVGGMLLGVLSVFVVFGSVLAHELGHSLLAKRFGVEVQSISLFLLGGMATFAKEPQKPWHSFAIAAAGPLTSLVLCFGFYRLLLSLPENSFLAGVVGLAWGVNLALASFNLLPGLPLDGGQMLKALVWGVTGDLNKGVKVAAVAGQLLGWGLVLLGGLLAIFAGNYTGFYLALLGWFIQSSARINDQAQRITQRLEHLTVADSLQLSGTVPANLPFSTYQQEYVKGDAGTQHLVEWQGEVIGVISAMDGTDLQPNLWGYHQVRQLMTPIDSELPSVEMNTSLAQVVEKLTQTPKLVVRGLEGNIVGVISPETIRRALATP, encoded by the coding sequence ATGAAACGCGGATTTCAAATTGGCACCTTATTCGGCATCCCGTTCTACCTGGACCCTAGCTGGGTAGTTGTCGCTGCCTTGATGACTTTGTTCTACAGCTTTTCTTTCTCGGGTGCAGGCTTGGTCGGGGGAATGCTGCTGGGGGTGCTGAGCGTTTTCGTGGTTTTTGGTTCTGTCCTCGCCCACGAACTGGGGCATTCGCTTTTAGCCAAGCGTTTTGGAGTTGAGGTACAGTCGATTTCTCTATTTTTATTAGGGGGCATGGCGACGTTTGCCAAAGAGCCCCAAAAACCCTGGCACAGCTTCGCCATTGCTGCTGCCGGTCCTTTGACGAGCTTAGTTCTATGCTTTGGTTTTTATAGACTCTTGCTGTCTTTGCCAGAGAATTCCTTCCTGGCGGGGGTAGTGGGTCTCGCTTGGGGGGTCAACCTCGCCCTTGCAAGTTTTAATTTACTCCCTGGGCTACCGCTCGATGGGGGGCAGATGCTCAAAGCTCTGGTCTGGGGCGTAACCGGCGACTTAAATAAGGGCGTTAAAGTAGCGGCAGTGGCGGGTCAACTGCTGGGTTGGGGGCTCGTCCTATTAGGTGGTCTGCTTGCCATCTTTGCCGGTAACTACACGGGTTTTTATCTCGCGCTGCTCGGGTGGTTTATCCAGTCCTCCGCCCGTATCAACGATCAAGCCCAGCGCATTACGCAGCGCTTGGAGCACTTGACCGTAGCGGATTCGCTCCAACTCAGCGGGACTGTGCCTGCCAACTTGCCCTTTAGCACCTATCAGCAAGAGTATGTCAAGGGCGACGCTGGTACCCAACACTTGGTGGAGTGGCAAGGTGAGGTCATCGGAGTCATCTCCGCCATGGATGGAACCGACCTGCAGCCCAATCTTTGGGGTTACCATCAGGTCCGCCAACTCATGACCCCGATTGACAGCGAATTGCCCAGCGTTGAAATGAATACTTCTCTGGCTCAGGTCGTGGAGAAGTTGACCCAGACGCCCAAGTTGGTGGTGCGCGGTCTAGAGGGCAATATCGTGGGGGTCATCTCCCCAGAGACTATCCGTCGGGCGCTAGCTACGCCTTGA
- the ychF gene encoding redox-regulated ATPase YchF → MLRAGIVGLPNVGKSTLFNALVENAKAEAANFPFCTIDPNVGSVAVPDERMLVLQKIVKTNVVIPTRIEFVDIAGLVKGASQGEGLGNKFLSHIREVDAIIHVVRCFEDPDIIHVEGGIDPKRDIEVINLELILADLGQVERRITKITKQAKTDKAYQAELTMLERVLAYLNEGKPARLVALSEEEKPLLTPLGLISDKPVIYTANVSEGDLATGNAQVETVRTIAQAEGAGVVVVSAQVEAELVQLPAEDRNDYLQSLGVAEGGLKSLIRATYSLLRLRTYFTAGEKEVRAWTISEGMRAPQAAGVIHSDFERGFIRAETVAYADLVATGSYPAAREKGLLRSEGKEYLVQDGDVLHFRFNV, encoded by the coding sequence ATGCTACGAGCCGGAATTGTTGGCCTGCCCAACGTAGGCAAGTCTACACTCTTCAATGCCCTGGTCGAGAATGCCAAGGCTGAAGCGGCCAACTTCCCCTTTTGTACCATTGACCCCAACGTGGGCTCAGTGGCGGTGCCCGATGAGCGGATGTTGGTGTTGCAGAAAATTGTTAAAACAAACGTCGTCATCCCCACCCGTATTGAGTTCGTGGATATTGCCGGATTGGTCAAAGGGGCGAGTCAGGGCGAGGGTTTGGGCAATAAATTTCTCTCGCACATCCGGGAAGTGGACGCCATCATCCATGTAGTCCGCTGCTTTGAGGACCCGGATATCATCCATGTCGAAGGGGGCATCGACCCGAAGCGGGATATCGAAGTCATCAATCTGGAGTTGATTCTCGCCGACCTAGGTCAGGTGGAGCGGCGTATAACCAAGATCACCAAACAGGCCAAAACCGACAAAGCCTATCAGGCCGAACTCACCATGCTGGAACGCGTCTTAGCCTACCTCAACGAAGGGAAACCCGCTCGTCTGGTGGCATTGAGTGAGGAGGAAAAGCCTCTGCTCACCCCCTTGGGACTCATCAGCGACAAGCCTGTCATTTATACCGCCAACGTCAGTGAAGGTGACCTCGCCACGGGGAATGCCCAAGTCGAAACGGTCCGCACCATTGCTCAGGCAGAAGGCGCGGGCGTGGTTGTGGTCTCAGCGCAGGTTGAGGCGGAACTGGTCCAACTGCCCGCCGAAGACCGCAATGATTACCTCCAGTCTCTTGGTGTCGCCGAAGGCGGGCTCAAGAGCTTGATCCGTGCCACCTATAGCCTGCTGCGCCTGCGCACCTACTTCACTGCCGGGGAGAAAGAAGTCCGCGCTTGGACCATCTCAGAAGGGATGCGTGCACCTCAAGCAGCCGGGGTGATCCACTCCGACTTTGAACGGGGCTTTATCCGCGCCGAGACAGTGGCTTATGCAGATCTCGTCGCCACAGGTTCTTATCCGGCTGCTCGCGAGAAGGGGTTATTACGGTCGGAAGGAAAGGAATACTTGGTACAAGATGGGGATGTCCTGCATTTTCGCTTTAACGTCTGA
- the tatA gene encoding twin-arginine translocase TatA/TatE family subunit, translating into MYKLENSPNWKHFLIFFRLAKNDGTIESLEGDLDMFGLGTPELLVIGVIAVFLFGAKKLPELGSSFGKALKGFKEGIKEEERAASAPQPEVLSAARTESTVEPATKASSEQA; encoded by the coding sequence TTGTATAAGCTAGAAAACAGCCCGAACTGGAAGCATTTCTTGATTTTTTTCCGTCTGGCTAAAAACGATGGCACAATAGAGTCACTCGAAGGAGATTTAGACATGTTCGGCCTGGGCACTCCCGAATTATTGGTTATTGGCGTAATAGCGGTGTTCCTGTTTGGAGCCAAGAAATTGCCGGAATTAGGTAGTTCCTTTGGCAAAGCGCTAAAGGGCTTTAAAGAAGGCATTAAAGAAGAAGAACGGGCTGCTAGCGCCCCGCAACCTGAAGTCCTTAGTGCAGCAAGGACAGAGTCCACTGTGGAGCCTGCTACCAAAGCGTCCTCCGAACAAGCCTGA
- a CDS encoding anhydro-N-acetylmuramic acid kinase, whose amino-acid sequence MIQRAVGLMSGTSVDGIDAALVEIQGTGYDLSVKTLATQHVPYPQGLQQQVLALGEGAVLSALALGALHRDLGELFGRAAQDLIAAQGLCAQDITVIGSHGQTVAHRPPQGGQRGYSVQLGDGAVIAEVTGVPTVSNFRARDLAAGGQGAPLVPWVDWILCRHPQENRAIQNIGGIGNVTYLPAGGAPQTVLAFDTGPGNMLLDRIVRLFSSAERSYDAGGALARTGAVHRELLEKLLCHPYLREPPPKSTGREAFGLVYLTHWLEAYPHLKEADLLATFVEFTSRTIVDSYHAFLPHLPDSLWLGGGGVHNTYLVARLKALLPGVRVASTADLGLDPDYKEAIAFAVLAYLRLRGLPGNLPQVTHAHAPVLLGEIHPL is encoded by the coding sequence ATGATCCAGCGTGCTGTGGGTTTGATGAGCGGAACTTCCGTGGACGGGATCGATGCCGCCCTCGTCGAGATCCAGGGAACAGGCTATGACCTGAGCGTGAAAACTTTGGCAACGCAGCATGTGCCCTATCCCCAAGGCCTCCAGCAACAGGTCCTTGCGCTGGGGGAGGGAGCGGTACTCAGCGCCTTGGCTCTGGGTGCGCTCCATCGAGATCTCGGAGAGCTTTTTGGACGGGCGGCGCAGGACTTGATCGCAGCGCAGGGCTTGTGTGCTCAAGATATTACGGTGATTGGCTCGCACGGTCAGACGGTGGCTCATCGGCCCCCTCAGGGCGGGCAGCGGGGCTATAGCGTACAACTGGGCGATGGCGCGGTGATCGCCGAAGTGACAGGAGTACCGACAGTGAGTAACTTTCGGGCACGAGACCTAGCAGCGGGCGGCCAGGGTGCGCCTCTTGTGCCCTGGGTAGATTGGATTCTCTGCCGTCACCCCCAGGAAAACCGAGCGATTCAGAATATTGGGGGCATCGGTAATGTGACCTACCTGCCCGCAGGAGGAGCACCCCAGACAGTCCTCGCCTTCGATACTGGACCGGGGAACATGCTCCTAGACCGGATTGTGCGCCTTTTCTCTAGCGCAGAGCGCAGCTATGACGCCGGGGGAGCCCTAGCCCGCACCGGGGCCGTCCATCGCGAACTGCTCGAAAAACTCCTCTGCCATCCCTATCTGCGCGAGCCCCCCCCCAAATCCACGGGTCGGGAAGCCTTTGGTCTGGTCTACCTCACCCATTGGCTTGAAGCGTATCCCCACCTTAAAGAGGCAGACCTGCTTGCGACCTTTGTAGAATTTACCAGCCGGACGATTGTGGATAGCTATCATGCTTTCCTGCCTCACCTGCCAGACAGTCTCTGGCTAGGCGGGGGGGGCGTCCACAATACTTATCTGGTAGCACGGCTCAAGGCACTCCTGCCTGGGGTACGCGTGGCTTCGACCGCTGATCTGGGCCTCGACCCTGATTACAAAGAAGCCATCGCCTTCGCGGTCCTTGCCTACCTGCGCCTGAGGGGTCTTCCAGGAAATCTGCCTCAGGTGACCCATGCACACGCCCCAGTCTTGCTGGGAGAGATCCACCCGCTATGA